The proteins below come from a single Ahaetulla prasina isolate Xishuangbanna chromosome 16, ASM2864084v1, whole genome shotgun sequence genomic window:
- the SET gene encoding protein SET isoform X3 translates to MSAPAAKVTKKELNSNHDGADEISDKEQQEAIEHIDEVQNEIDRLNEQASEEILKVEQKYNKLRQPFFQKRSELIAKIPNFWVTTFVNHPQVSALLGEEDEEALHYLIRVEVTEFEDIKSGYRIDFYFDENPYFENKMLSKEFHLNESGDPSSKSSEIKWKSGKDLTKRSSQTQNKASRKRQHEEPESFFTWFTDHSDAGADELGEVIKDDIWPNPLQYYLVPDMDDEEGEGEEDDDDDEEEEGLEDIDEEGG, encoded by the exons ATGTCGGCGCCGGCGGCCAAAGTCACCAAGAAGGAGCTCAACTCCAACCACGACGGGGCCGACGAGATCTCCG aCAAAGAGCAGCAGGAAGCAATTGAACATATTGATGAAGTACAGAATGAAATAGACAG ACTGAACGAACAAGCCAGTGAGGAAATTTTGAAAGTAGAACAGAAATACAACAAACTCCGCCAACCATTTTTCCAGAAGAGGTCAGAATTGATCGCCAAAATCCCCAACTTTTGGGTAACAACATTTGTCAACCACCCACAAG TATCTGCACTGTTGGGAGAGGAAGATGAAGAAGCCTTGCATTATTTGATCAGAGTGGAGGTGACGGAGTTTGAGGACATCAAATCAGGTTACAGAATAGATTTT TATTTTGATGAGAATCCCTATTTTGAAAACAAGATGCTCTCCAAAGAGTTTCATCTGAACGAAAGTGGAGACCCCTCATCCAAGTCCAGTGAAATCAAATGGAAATCTGGGAAG GACCTGACAAAGCGCTCGAGCCAGACGCAGAACAAGGCCAGCAGAAAGAGGCAGCATGAAGAACCGGAGAGCTTCTTTACCTGGTTTACTGACCACTCTGATGCCGGGGCCGATGAATTAGGGGAGGTCATCAAGGACGACATCTGGCCAAACCCGCTGCAGTACTACCTG GTGCCCGATATGGACGATGAAGAAGGTGAGGGAGAAGAAGATGACGACGatgacgaggaggaggaaggcttggaggacaTCGATGAGGAAG GAGGATGA
- the SET gene encoding protein SET isoform X2 has protein sequence MSAPAAKVTKKELNSNHDGADEISDKEQQEAIEHIDEVQNEIDRLNEQASEEILKVEQKYNKLRQPFFQKRSELIAKIPNFWVTTFVNHPQVSALLGEEDEEALHYLIRVEVTEFEDIKSGYRIDFYFDENPYFENKMLSKEFHLNESGDPSSKSSEIKWKSGKDLTKRSSQTQNKASRKRQHEEPESFFTWFTDHSDAGADELGEVIKDDIWPNPLQYYLVPDMDDEEGEGEEDDDDDEEEEGLEDIDEEGDEDEGG, from the exons ATGTCGGCGCCGGCGGCCAAAGTCACCAAGAAGGAGCTCAACTCCAACCACGACGGGGCCGACGAGATCTCCG aCAAAGAGCAGCAGGAAGCAATTGAACATATTGATGAAGTACAGAATGAAATAGACAG ACTGAACGAACAAGCCAGTGAGGAAATTTTGAAAGTAGAACAGAAATACAACAAACTCCGCCAACCATTTTTCCAGAAGAGGTCAGAATTGATCGCCAAAATCCCCAACTTTTGGGTAACAACATTTGTCAACCACCCACAAG TATCTGCACTGTTGGGAGAGGAAGATGAAGAAGCCTTGCATTATTTGATCAGAGTGGAGGTGACGGAGTTTGAGGACATCAAATCAGGTTACAGAATAGATTTT TATTTTGATGAGAATCCCTATTTTGAAAACAAGATGCTCTCCAAAGAGTTTCATCTGAACGAAAGTGGAGACCCCTCATCCAAGTCCAGTGAAATCAAATGGAAATCTGGGAAG GACCTGACAAAGCGCTCGAGCCAGACGCAGAACAAGGCCAGCAGAAAGAGGCAGCATGAAGAACCGGAGAGCTTCTTTACCTGGTTTACTGACCACTCTGATGCCGGGGCCGATGAATTAGGGGAGGTCATCAAGGACGACATCTGGCCAAACCCGCTGCAGTACTACCTG GTGCCCGATATGGACGATGAAGAAGGTGAGGGAGAAGAAGATGACGACGatgacgaggaggaggaaggcttggaggacaTCGATGAGGAAGGTGATGAAGATGAGG GAGGATGA
- the SET gene encoding protein SET isoform X1 gives MSAPAAKVTKKELNSNHDGADEISDKEQQEAIEHIDEVQNEIDRLNEQASEEILKVEQKYNKLRQPFFQKRSELIAKIPNFWVTTFVNHPQVSALLGEEDEEALHYLIRVEVTEFEDIKSGYRIDFYFDENPYFENKMLSKEFHLNESGDPSSKSSEIKWKSGKDLTKRSSQTQNKASRKRQHEEPESFFTWFTDHSDAGADELGEVIKDDIWPNPLQYYLVPDMDDEEGEGEEDDDDDEEEEGLEDIDEEGDEDEGEEDEDDDEGEEGEEDEGEDD, from the exons ATGTCGGCGCCGGCGGCCAAAGTCACCAAGAAGGAGCTCAACTCCAACCACGACGGGGCCGACGAGATCTCCG aCAAAGAGCAGCAGGAAGCAATTGAACATATTGATGAAGTACAGAATGAAATAGACAG ACTGAACGAACAAGCCAGTGAGGAAATTTTGAAAGTAGAACAGAAATACAACAAACTCCGCCAACCATTTTTCCAGAAGAGGTCAGAATTGATCGCCAAAATCCCCAACTTTTGGGTAACAACATTTGTCAACCACCCACAAG TATCTGCACTGTTGGGAGAGGAAGATGAAGAAGCCTTGCATTATTTGATCAGAGTGGAGGTGACGGAGTTTGAGGACATCAAATCAGGTTACAGAATAGATTTT TATTTTGATGAGAATCCCTATTTTGAAAACAAGATGCTCTCCAAAGAGTTTCATCTGAACGAAAGTGGAGACCCCTCATCCAAGTCCAGTGAAATCAAATGGAAATCTGGGAAG GACCTGACAAAGCGCTCGAGCCAGACGCAGAACAAGGCCAGCAGAAAGAGGCAGCATGAAGAACCGGAGAGCTTCTTTACCTGGTTTACTGACCACTCTGATGCCGGGGCCGATGAATTAGGGGAGGTCATCAAGGACGACATCTGGCCAAACCCGCTGCAGTACTACCTG GTGCCCGATATGGACGATGAAGAAGGTGAGGGAGAAGAAGATGACGACGatgacgaggaggaggaaggcttggaggacaTCGATGAGGAAGGTGATGAAGATGAGGGTGAggaagatgaagatgatgatgagggagaagaaggagag GAGGATGAAGGAGAAGATGACTGA